A window from Pseudooceanicola algae encodes these proteins:
- a CDS encoding 2,5-dihydroxypyridine 5,6-dioxygenase, whose amino-acid sequence MPISDADFVIAWKDVLEQCKVRPGEQVAILMSDDSNPQIVRCARVAVGLMGAVLTLIHLPPINGEKALSRDKSGYVGKTPLAFNTVAMKALESADMIIDTMQLLFSPEQEEILKKGTRMLLAVEPPETMMRMMPTPDFKARVRAANRFMEPARAMHVTSAAGTDFHCALGQYPVLMQYGLADEPGRWDHWPSCMIARWPDEGSSEGTIVIDEGDILLPFKTYARDRVTLTIDKGFVTRVAGGGMTAEYIRAFMDSFDDPDAYAMAHVGWGLDPRAHWTTMGLYDREAALFMDARCFEGNFLFSTGPNTEAGGSRDTPCHLDIPLRGCSLSLDGVAMTRDGKVVHG is encoded by the coding sequence ATGCCGATCAGTGACGCAGATTTCGTCATCGCGTGGAAAGACGTGCTGGAGCAGTGCAAGGTCCGGCCTGGTGAACAGGTCGCGATTCTGATGTCCGACGACAGCAACCCGCAGATCGTGCGCTGCGCGCGCGTGGCCGTCGGCCTGATGGGCGCGGTGCTGACGCTGATCCACCTGCCGCCGATCAATGGCGAAAAGGCCCTGTCGCGAGACAAGTCCGGCTATGTCGGCAAGACCCCTCTGGCTTTCAACACGGTGGCGATGAAGGCGCTGGAATCCGCGGATATGATCATCGACACGATGCAGCTGCTGTTCTCGCCCGAACAGGAAGAGATCCTGAAGAAGGGCACGCGCATGCTGCTGGCGGTCGAACCGCCAGAGACCATGATGCGCATGATGCCGACGCCCGATTTCAAGGCCCGCGTCCGGGCCGCCAACAGGTTCATGGAGCCGGCGCGCGCGATGCATGTGACCTCGGCTGCGGGGACGGATTTCCATTGTGCGCTCGGGCAATACCCGGTGCTGATGCAATACGGTCTGGCCGATGAGCCGGGCCGTTGGGACCATTGGCCAAGCTGCATGATTGCCCGCTGGCCCGATGAAGGCAGCAGCGAAGGCACCATCGTCATCGACGAAGGTGACATCCTTCTGCCTTTCAAGACCTATGCCCGCGACCGCGTTACCCTGACCATCGACAAGGGCTTTGTCACCCGCGTCGCGGGCGGCGGCATGACGGCCGAGTATATCCGTGCCTTCATGGACAGCTTTGACGATCCCGATGCCTATGCCATGGCCCATGTCGGCTGGGGGCTGGACCCCCGCGCCCATTGGACGACCATGGGGCTTTATGACCGCGAGGCTGCGTTGTTCATGGATGCGCGCTGTTTCGAGGGCAACTTCCTGTTCTCGACCGGCCCGAATACCGAAGCGGGCGGCAGCCGCGACACGCCTTGCCATCTGGATATCCCGCTGCGGGGCTGTTCGCTGTCGCTGGACGGTGTGGCGATGACCCGCGATGGCAAGGTGGTGCATGGCTGA
- a CDS encoding flavin reductase family protein, giving the protein MTIPMTFPRSDAVDGLKMAMRHFASGVTVITAGKGDQRRGLTATAFSSVTMEPPTVLVCVNRSGATHEAITEAGHFCVNLLGEDAQDLAADFAGMTGRSGAAQFDGHDWVETLNGAPAYAHALAHIACSLDQALVAGSHSIFIGRVEEVSVNPDRPPLLHFNRGFHPLGERR; this is encoded by the coding sequence ATGACGATACCCATGACCTTCCCGCGCTCCGATGCGGTCGATGGCCTGAAGATGGCGATGCGCCATTTCGCGTCGGGCGTGACTGTGATCACTGCCGGCAAGGGGGATCAGCGGCGCGGGCTGACCGCCACGGCGTTTTCCTCGGTGACGATGGAGCCGCCGACGGTGCTGGTCTGCGTCAACCGCAGCGGCGCCACGCATGAGGCGATTACCGAGGCGGGGCACTTCTGCGTCAACCTGCTGGGCGAGGACGCGCAGGATCTGGCCGCCGACTTTGCCGGGATGACCGGGCGCAGCGGGGCCGCGCAGTTCGACGGCCATGACTGGGTCGAAACCCTCAACGGGGCGCCCGCTTATGCCCACGCGCTGGCCCATATCGCTTGCAGTCTCGATCAGGCGCTGGTTGCGGGCAGCCACAGCATCTTTATCGGGCGGGTCGAAGAGGTCTCGGTCAACCCCGATCGCCCGCCCCTGCTGCATTTCAATCGCGGCTTCCATCCGCTTGGCGAACGCCGCTAG
- a CDS encoding AbrB family transcriptional regulator codes for MTGVPRLDLGRTEGVRGALQWAAMLSLASALALVLTLVHFPAAPLLGAMIAGIGFGASGSPLRIPRPIYVLAQGCAGVFIATAMSPAILVDMIQDWPLLLLMTALTLTAAFAIGWAVNRRTGIDRDVAIYGSLPGMSGAMVIIATERGADARVVALMQYVRLAGVIVSIAVLASLLPSQPGEVAVLREVTPLSSVVALGIAAMSLLTGRLRFLPGAGMLVPMILGAVIEAGGFMHLSMPAPVLVLTFGIIGLEVGLKFTRDVLGKVMRLMPVVLVSTMVLILISALLGWALSMLTDLDLKTALLATAPGSIETVALVAISTNANVAAVLAFQTVRMFAVVLFGPMIVGRLARLPIWSPARPPLPSRR; via the coding sequence GTGACAGGAGTGCCCCGCCTTGATCTTGGGCGCACCGAAGGTGTCCGGGGGGCGCTGCAATGGGCGGCCATGCTGAGCCTCGCATCGGCGCTGGCGCTGGTCCTGACGCTGGTGCATTTCCCGGCTGCGCCGCTTCTGGGCGCGATGATCGCCGGGATCGGCTTTGGCGCCAGCGGCAGTCCCTTGCGCATTCCGCGGCCGATCTACGTGCTGGCGCAGGGCTGCGCCGGGGTCTTCATCGCCACGGCCATGTCGCCCGCGATCCTGGTCGACATGATCCAGGACTGGCCGCTGTTGCTGCTGATGACCGCGTTGACCCTGACGGCCGCCTTCGCGATTGGCTGGGCGGTGAACCGGCGCACCGGGATCGACCGCGACGTGGCGATCTATGGCAGCCTGCCCGGCATGTCCGGCGCCATGGTCATCATTGCGACCGAGCGGGGCGCCGATGCGCGCGTCGTGGCCCTGATGCAATACGTGCGCCTTGCCGGGGTCATCGTCTCCATCGCCGTGCTGGCCAGCCTGCTGCCCTCGCAACCCGGAGAGGTTGCCGTGCTGCGCGAGGTCACGCCGCTGTCCTCGGTCGTGGCGCTGGGGATCGCGGCCATGTCGCTGCTGACCGGGCGGCTGCGCTTTTTGCCCGGCGCGGGAATGCTGGTGCCGATGATCCTGGGCGCGGTGATCGAGGCCGGCGGCTTCATGCACCTGTCGATGCCCGCCCCGGTGCTGGTGCTGACCTTCGGCATCATCGGGCTGGAGGTCGGGCTGAAGTTCACCCGCGATGTGCTGGGCAAGGTCATGCGTCTGATGCCCGTCGTGCTGGTCTCGACCATGGTGCTGATCCTGATCAGCGCGCTGCTCGGCTGGGCGCTGTCGATGCTCACCGATCTCGACCTCAAGACGGCGCTGCTGGCCACCGCGCCGGGCAGCATCGAAACCGTCGCCCTTGTCGCCATATCGACCAATGCCAATGTCGCCGCCGTGCTGGCTTTCCAGACCGTACGCATGTTCGCCGTGGTCCTGTTCGGGCCGATGATCGTCGGCCGCCTTGCCCGGCTGCCGATCTGGAGCCCTGCGCGCCCGCCCTTGCCGTCGAGGAGATGA
- a CDS encoding amidase yields MTDPILSLDACSLIAGVRDGALSHRAVAEAYLDRIATKEESVGAFIFHDSAMVRDAADALDLAGTRGALAGLPVGVKDVIDTCDMPTGYGSALYGATQPVWDAPCVTQSRQAGALMMGKTVSTEFAMASPGKTRNPWNTAHTPGGSSSGSCAAVASGMALMGFGTQTAGSIIRPASYCGVVGYKPSFGLLDPSEIKVLSHSLDTLGVVTRRVADAALVAAILGGRPGLALKGLPDTAPRIGVFRTPPFNTEAATDAALDHAIRALGAAGARVTDITPPTDFGSTHGLHAAIMGWEVSRALSHERLVLGDRLTEVTRAFLAEKARVTVEEYDAARRALPAVHQSLSQAMAEVDILLAPSAPGTAPKGLEATGSPEFNTPWTVLHMPALTLPAILSDGLPVGVQIIGRIGEDAATLRAAAWVERCLEAPKVAP; encoded by the coding sequence ATGACCGACCCCATCCTGTCCCTTGATGCCTGCAGCCTGATCGCCGGGGTTCGTGATGGTGCATTGAGCCACCGTGCCGTGGCCGAGGCCTACCTGGACCGGATCGCCACGAAAGAAGAGTCCGTCGGCGCATTCATTTTCCACGATTCCGCAATGGTCCGCGATGCGGCGGATGCGCTGGATCTTGCGGGCACGAGGGGGGCGCTGGCCGGGCTGCCGGTCGGGGTCAAGGATGTGATCGACACCTGCGACATGCCGACGGGCTATGGCTCGGCCCTGTATGGCGCGACGCAGCCGGTCTGGGATGCGCCCTGCGTCACCCAGTCCCGGCAGGCAGGCGCGCTGATGATGGGCAAGACGGTTTCGACCGAATTCGCCATGGCGAGTCCCGGCAAGACGCGCAACCCCTGGAACACCGCCCATACGCCCGGAGGCTCCTCCAGCGGGTCCTGCGCTGCGGTGGCCTCGGGCATGGCGCTGATGGGGTTCGGCACCCAGACCGCCGGGTCGATCATTCGCCCGGCCTCCTATTGCGGGGTAGTGGGCTACAAGCCCAGCTTCGGCCTGCTGGATCCGTCCGAGATCAAGGTGTTGTCCCATTCGCTCGACACGCTGGGGGTGGTGACGCGCCGCGTGGCGGATGCGGCCCTTGTCGCCGCGATCCTTGGCGGGCGCCCCGGTCTGGCGCTGAAGGGCCTTCCCGATACAGCGCCGCGCATCGGGGTGTTCCGCACGCCGCCCTTCAACACCGAGGCCGCGACCGATGCCGCCCTCGATCATGCGATCAGGGCGCTTGGCGCGGCGGGTGCCCGGGTAACCGACATCACGCCGCCGACCGATTTCGGATCGACCCACGGGCTGCACGCCGCGATCATGGGCTGGGAGGTCTCGCGCGCCCTTTCGCATGAACGTCTGGTGCTGGGCGACCGTCTGACCGAGGTCACGCGCGCCTTCCTGGCCGAAAAGGCCAGGGTCACGGTCGAGGAATACGACGCTGCCCGGCGCGCCTTGCCCGCCGTCCACCAAAGCCTTTCGCAGGCGATGGCAGAGGTCGATATCCTGCTCGCTCCCTCGGCACCGGGCACCGCGCCCAAAGGACTGGAGGCGACCGGGTCGCCGGAATTCAACACGCCCTGGACCGTGCTGCACATGCCCGCGCTGACCCTGCCGGCCATTCTGTCCGACGGGCTGCCGGTCGGGGTTCAGATCATCGGCCGTATCGGTGAGGACGCGGCCACATTGCGGGCCGCGGCCTGGGTCGAGCGCTGCCTTGAAGCGCCGAAGGTCGCGCCGTGA
- a CDS encoding amidase, with amino-acid sequence MISEYDTLDATALAALVRSGEVTSQEVLATALDRIARLEPQINAIVHPHFDLAQADIVRGLPDGPFTGVPMLVKNTGIAVAGMEMSTGCRLFQGMTDAADCTLVARYRKAGVVLMGKSNTPEFALSFATEPATSGPTCNPWNKDHGPGGSSGGSAAAVAAGLVPFANSSDGAGSTRLPASHTGLFGFKPSRMRNPLGPVVVEGIAGMSTPHALTRSVRDSAALLDATAGGDVGDPSACPPVHDSFATSAARDPGPLRIGMTLDSPLGTPVDPQVRAACVATARLLESLGHHVEEITDAGYDAHALKTAWRVIPGVNVASAVTARGAMLGLADPVAELEPVNRAWIREGMGLSGMDYLAAVNLLHRTARDMGRFFAGYDILLTPGSGELPPRIGEMSSATGDSPADLDAFYDRFWQHSPFTCVFNSSGCPAMNLPFGLSVEGLPIGVHFGAGYGQDALLFSLAGQIERAAPWAHRRPNLTEKSPA; translated from the coding sequence ATGATTTCGGAATACGACACCCTTGATGCGACCGCGCTTGCCGCGCTGGTGCGAAGCGGCGAGGTGACCTCGCAAGAGGTCCTTGCGACCGCCCTTGACCGCATCGCGCGGCTGGAACCGCAGATCAACGCCATCGTGCATCCGCATTTCGACCTGGCGCAGGCCGATATCGTGCGCGGCCTGCCAGATGGGCCCTTTACCGGCGTGCCCATGCTGGTCAAGAACACCGGCATCGCCGTGGCGGGGATGGAAATGTCGACCGGTTGCCGCCTGTTTCAGGGTATGACAGATGCGGCGGATTGCACGTTGGTGGCCCGCTACCGCAAGGCCGGTGTCGTGCTGATGGGCAAGAGCAATACGCCGGAATTCGCGCTCAGCTTTGCCACCGAACCTGCCACTTCCGGGCCCACGTGCAATCCGTGGAACAAGGATCATGGGCCCGGCGGATCCTCGGGTGGATCGGCGGCGGCCGTGGCGGCTGGGCTGGTGCCCTTCGCCAATTCCTCGGACGGGGCAGGGTCGACACGTCTGCCGGCCAGTCACACCGGTCTGTTCGGGTTCAAGCCCAGCCGGATGCGCAATCCGCTTGGCCCCGTGGTGGTCGAAGGCATCGCGGGCATGTCGACGCCCCATGCGTTGACCCGGTCGGTGCGCGACAGCGCGGCCCTGCTGGATGCGACCGCGGGCGGCGATGTGGGTGACCCTTCGGCCTGTCCCCCTGTTCACGACAGCTTTGCGACCTCGGCGGCGCGCGATCCCGGTCCGCTGCGGATCGGGATGACCCTGGACTCACCGCTTGGCACGCCCGTCGATCCCCAGGTCCGGGCGGCCTGCGTGGCGACTGCGCGCCTGCTGGAAAGCCTTGGGCATCATGTCGAAGAGATCACCGATGCCGGGTATGACGCCCATGCGCTCAAGACCGCCTGGCGGGTGATCCCCGGAGTCAATGTCGCCAGCGCCGTGACGGCGCGCGGCGCCATGCTCGGGCTCGCCGATCCGGTGGCCGAGCTTGAACCGGTGAACCGCGCCTGGATCCGCGAAGGCATGGGGCTGAGCGGGATGGACTATCTGGCAGCCGTCAACCTGTTGCACCGCACCGCGCGCGACATGGGGCGGTTCTTTGCGGGCTACGACATCCTGCTGACCCCCGGCAGCGGCGAACTGCCCCCCCGCATCGGCGAGATGTCGAGCGCCACCGGCGACAGCCCGGCGGATCTTGATGCGTTCTATGACCGGTTCTGGCAGCACAGCCCCTTTACCTGCGTCTTCAATTCCTCGGGCTGTCCGGCGATGAACCTGCCCTTCGGCCTGTCTGTCGAGGGGCTGCCCATCGGGGTGCATTTCGGGGCCGGCTACGGGCAGGATGCGCTTCTGTTCTCGCTCGCCGGGCAGATCGAACGCGCCGCCCCCTGGGCGCACCGTCGCCCCAACCTGACAGAGAAGTCCCCAGCATGA
- a CDS encoding nuclear transport factor 2 family protein yields MLDNPLLEAFYAAYNRHDAPAAAALYHADGWHEEIAMEGRREGQVALADGLSGLFRMLPDVRWAPGKVIRSADWTAVNYVMTGTFTLRGGKDGEVPGSRQVVLDGLHLIRIRDDRIEGTRDYWDKGAFLAQIG; encoded by the coding sequence ATGCTGGATAACCCCCTGCTGGAGGCGTTCTACGCCGCCTATAATCGCCATGACGCCCCTGCCGCCGCCGCGCTGTATCACGCCGATGGCTGGCACGAGGAAATCGCCATGGAGGGCCGCCGCGAAGGCCAGGTCGCCCTGGCCGATGGCCTGTCGGGGCTGTTCCGCATGTTGCCCGATGTCCGCTGGGCGCCGGGCAAGGTGATCCGATCAGCGGATTGGACAGCGGTGAATTACGTCATGACCGGCACATTTACCCTGCGCGGCGGCAAGGACGGCGAGGTGCCCGGCAGCCGGCAGGTCGTGCTGGATGGCCTGCACCTGATCCGGATCCGCGACGACCGGATCGAGGGTACGCGGGATTACTGGGACAAGGGCGCCTTCCTCGCCCAGATCGGCTGA
- a CDS encoding 4-hydroxyphenylacetate 3-hydroxylase N-terminal domain-containing protein yields MTVQDTNPAAVKPAHRLKTGAEFKASLDDGRQIWLGGRKLDKVTDEPALAAGVDLIASMFDDQFKPEFAEATTYNDPASGELVSRSWQVPTTPEELTARRKMIEYTSLKTAGTFGRPPDLSPAIVAGLMAHREAFKEKSSMIDGCQPDFVENIEAYMDFGRNNNLTASESLAGPQTDRSNPKAAEMAFLRVKEARADGIVVSGAKTVGSIAAQANDIFFTNLGGLTTTPPEACVWGAVPINTPGIKMISREMVSQPGADKFDHPVASMGEEADQFIIFDNVFVPKDKIFNLGDPTGMSWYGPVCVFAHWHVLTRLAVKAELFVGAGQMVLDVLGTGKIPAVQLMLGELIEYAQTLRAFVIAAEAQATMTAAGVLTPDVSMLTAGRLYSIDNYPKVIHTLQEICGQGLVMRFGKAAFENPEVGHYLQDLLPGHGVSAMQKELLMNFIWDMTSGALAGRVALFENVNSSPAPRLRARLFEEVKREAFVDQVKTIAGMDW; encoded by the coding sequence ATGACTGTGCAAGATACCAATCCCGCGGCCGTGAAGCCGGCGCATCGCCTCAAGACCGGGGCAGAGTTCAAGGCCTCGCTTGATGATGGACGCCAGATCTGGCTGGGGGGCCGCAAGCTGGACAAGGTCACGGACGAACCCGCGCTGGCTGCCGGGGTCGACCTGATTGCCAGCATGTTCGACGACCAGTTCAAGCCCGAGTTCGCCGAGGCCACCACCTATAACGATCCCGCCAGCGGAGAGCTGGTCAGCCGGTCCTGGCAGGTTCCGACTACGCCCGAAGAACTGACTGCGCGGCGCAAGATGATCGAATATACCAGCCTCAAGACCGCGGGCACCTTCGGCCGTCCGCCGGATCTGTCGCCCGCCATCGTCGCCGGGCTGATGGCGCACCGCGAAGCCTTCAAGGAGAAATCCTCGATGATCGACGGCTGCCAGCCTGATTTCGTCGAGAACATCGAAGCCTACATGGACTTCGGCCGGAACAACAACCTGACCGCTTCGGAAAGCCTGGCGGGTCCGCAGACCGACCGGTCGAACCCGAAAGCCGCCGAGATGGCCTTCCTGCGGGTCAAGGAGGCGCGGGCCGACGGGATCGTCGTATCGGGGGCCAAGACCGTCGGGTCGATCGCCGCTCAGGCCAATGACATCTTCTTCACCAACCTCGGCGGGCTGACCACCACCCCGCCCGAAGCCTGCGTCTGGGGTGCGGTGCCGATCAACACGCCGGGGATCAAGATGATCTCGCGTGAAATGGTCTCGCAACCCGGTGCGGACAAGTTCGACCATCCCGTCGCTTCGATGGGGGAAGAGGCCGACCAGTTCATCATCTTCGACAATGTCTTCGTGCCGAAGGACAAGATCTTCAACCTTGGTGACCCCACTGGCATGTCCTGGTACGGGCCGGTCTGCGTCTTTGCCCACTGGCACGTGCTGACCCGCCTGGCGGTGAAGGCCGAGCTGTTCGTGGGTGCCGGTCAGATGGTGCTGGACGTGCTCGGCACCGGCAAGATCCCGGCTGTGCAGTTGATGCTGGGCGAGCTGATCGAATACGCCCAGACCCTGCGTGCCTTCGTCATCGCCGCCGAAGCGCAGGCCACCATGACCGCGGCCGGTGTGCTGACGCCCGATGTCTCCATGCTGACGGCAGGCCGGCTCTATTCCATTGATAACTATCCGAAAGTCATCCACACGCTTCAGGAAATCTGTGGTCAGGGCCTGGTCATGCGCTTCGGCAAGGCCGCCTTCGAGAACCCCGAGGTCGGTCACTACCTGCAGGATCTGCTGCCCGGCCACGGTGTGTCCGCGATGCAGAAAGAGCTGTTGATGAACTTCATCTGGGACATGACCAGCGGGGCCCTGGCCGGACGCGTGGCGCTGTTTGAAAACGTCAATTCCTCGCCCGCGCCGCGCCTGCGCGCCCGCCTCTTCGAGGAGGTCAAGCGCGAGGCCTTCGTCGATCAGGTCAAGACCATCGCGGGCATGGACTGGTAA